From one Pseudactinotalea sp. HY158 genomic stretch:
- a CDS encoding coproporphyrinogen-III oxidase family protein, with translation MTAAPERSDRFGVYVHVPFCAVRCGYCDFNTYTATELGGGASRDEYAETALGEMRLAAAELVRRGRRVDGVTTVFFGGGTPTLLPVGDLRLLLAGIDETWGLAPGAEVTTEANPDSVGPAELADLAAAGFTRVSFGMQSAVPAVLATLDRTHDPERLPLVVEWARAAGLAVSVDLIYGAPGESVEQWRTSVEAAIALEPDHISAYALTIEPGTKMAAQVRRGQLPMPDPDDQATKYELADEAFAAAGYGWYEISNWARPDGTGGSGGSGGLPADTAADHRCRHNLAYWRNEEWWGIGPGAHSHLGDTRFWNVKHPRPYAQRIREGRLPIAESETLDATQQEDERILLGIRLVEGLGVGPGLEDRLPALAEQGLIDGAAAAGGVARLTRRGRLLADAVVGRLVA, from the coding sequence ATGACGGCGGCCCCGGAGCGATCCGATCGGTTCGGCGTCTACGTGCACGTGCCGTTCTGCGCGGTGCGCTGCGGGTACTGCGACTTCAACACCTACACCGCGACCGAGCTCGGCGGCGGCGCCTCCCGCGACGAGTATGCCGAGACCGCGCTCGGGGAGATGCGACTGGCGGCGGCCGAACTGGTTCGGCGCGGGCGGCGTGTGGACGGCGTCACGACCGTCTTCTTCGGGGGTGGCACGCCCACGCTGCTCCCCGTGGGCGACCTGCGGCTGCTGCTGGCCGGCATCGACGAGACCTGGGGGCTCGCTCCCGGGGCCGAGGTGACCACGGAGGCGAATCCGGACTCGGTCGGCCCGGCCGAGCTGGCGGACCTGGCCGCCGCCGGGTTCACCCGGGTCTCCTTCGGCATGCAGTCCGCGGTGCCCGCGGTGCTCGCCACGCTCGATCGCACGCACGATCCGGAGCGGCTGCCGCTCGTGGTCGAGTGGGCGCGTGCGGCCGGGCTCGCGGTGAGCGTCGACCTCATCTACGGCGCGCCGGGGGAGAGCGTCGAGCAGTGGCGCACGAGCGTCGAGGCCGCGATCGCGCTCGAGCCCGACCACATCTCGGCCTACGCGCTCACGATCGAGCCGGGCACGAAGATGGCGGCCCAGGTGCGACGCGGACAGCTCCCGATGCCCGACCCGGACGACCAGGCCACGAAGTACGAGCTCGCCGACGAGGCCTTCGCCGCCGCGGGCTACGGCTGGTACGAGATCTCCAACTGGGCCCGCCCGGATGGAACGGGTGGATCGGGTGGATCGGGCGGGCTGCCGGCCGACACCGCCGCCGACCACCGGTGCCGGCACAACCTCGCGTATTGGCGTAACGAGGAGTGGTGGGGGATCGGGCCGGGCGCGCACTCCCACCTCGGCGACACGCGCTTCTGGAACGTCAAGCATCCCCGCCCCTACGCGCAGCGGATCCGGGAGGGGCGGTTGCCGATCGCCGAGTCGGAGACCCTCGACGCCACCCAGCAGGAGGACGAACGGATCCTGCTCGGGATTCGGCTGGTCGAGGGGCTGGGAGTGGGACCGGGTCTCGAGGACCGCCTGCCCGCCCTCGCCGAGCAGGGCCTCATCGACGGCGCGGCTGCGGCCGGCGGTGTGGCACGTCTCACCCGGCGTGGACGCCTGCTCGCCGACGCGGTCGTGGGTCGCCTCGTCGCCTGA
- the lepA gene encoding translation elongation factor 4 — protein MPPIPSAHAAQQIVPAATVPEQLRNFCIIAHIDHGKSTLADRMLQLTGVVDQRQMRAQYLDRMDIERERGITIKSQAVRMPWARLDADGTERAYALNMIDTPGHVDFSYEVSRSLAACEGALLLVDAAQGIEAQTLANLYMALENDLTIIPVLNKIDLPAAQPEKCAEELAGLIGVEPEECLLVSGKTGVGVEELLDRIVEDVPAPQGNPDAPSRAMIFDSVYDSYRGVVTYVRVIDGTLSPREKVVMMSTKTNHELLEIGVSAPEPRPTKGLSVGEVGYLITGVKDVRLSRVGDTVTNAAKPAADVLAGYRDPQPMVFSGLYPIDGSDYPVLRDALDKLRLNDAALTYEPETSVALGFGFRCGFLGLLHLEIVRERLEREFNLELISTAPNVVYDVTMEDGTEVVVTNPSEFPAGKLASVSEPMVKATILTPSDFVGQVMELCQGRRGVMQGMDYLSSDRVELRYHLPLAEIIFDFFDQLKSRTRGYASLDYAESGHAEADLVKVDILLQGEQVDAFSAIVHKDKAYAYGVDMTTKLRGLIPRQQFEVPIQAAIGSRIIARETIRAIRKDVLAKCYGGDISRKRKLLEKQKEGKKRMKNIGTVEVPQEAFIAALTSDGSGSDSKKS, from the coding sequence GTGCCACCCATCCCGTCGGCCCATGCCGCCCAGCAGATCGTTCCGGCAGCAACCGTGCCCGAGCAGCTGCGGAACTTCTGCATCATCGCGCATATCGACCACGGCAAGTCCACGCTGGCCGACCGGATGCTGCAGCTCACCGGCGTCGTCGACCAGCGGCAGATGCGCGCGCAGTACCTCGACCGGATGGACATCGAACGCGAGCGCGGGATCACGATCAAGTCGCAGGCCGTCCGCATGCCGTGGGCGAGGCTGGACGCCGACGGCACGGAGCGTGCGTACGCCCTGAACATGATCGACACCCCCGGCCACGTCGACTTCTCCTACGAGGTGTCCCGGTCGCTCGCGGCGTGCGAGGGGGCGCTGCTGCTCGTCGACGCCGCGCAGGGGATCGAGGCGCAGACGCTCGCCAACCTGTACATGGCGCTCGAGAACGACCTGACGATCATCCCCGTGCTCAACAAGATCGACCTGCCCGCCGCGCAGCCGGAGAAGTGCGCCGAGGAGCTCGCCGGGCTCATCGGGGTCGAGCCCGAGGAATGCCTGCTCGTCTCCGGGAAGACCGGGGTGGGCGTGGAGGAGCTCCTCGACCGGATCGTCGAGGACGTGCCGGCGCCGCAGGGGAATCCGGACGCCCCCTCCCGCGCGATGATCTTCGACTCCGTCTACGACTCCTACCGGGGCGTGGTCACCTATGTCCGCGTGATCGACGGCACGCTCTCCCCGCGGGAGAAGGTCGTGATGATGAGCACGAAGACCAACCACGAACTGCTCGAGATCGGGGTCTCCGCCCCGGAGCCGCGGCCCACGAAGGGCCTGAGCGTGGGCGAGGTCGGCTACCTCATCACGGGCGTGAAGGACGTGCGCCTCTCCCGCGTCGGCGACACCGTGACGAACGCCGCGAAGCCGGCCGCCGACGTGCTCGCCGGCTACCGCGACCCGCAGCCGATGGTGTTCTCCGGGCTCTACCCGATCGACGGCTCCGACTACCCGGTGCTGCGCGACGCACTCGACAAGCTGCGCCTCAACGACGCCGCCCTCACCTACGAGCCGGAGACCTCCGTGGCCCTCGGCTTCGGGTTCCGATGCGGCTTCCTCGGTCTGCTCCACCTCGAGATCGTGCGGGAGCGGCTCGAGCGCGAATTCAACCTCGAGCTCATCTCGACCGCCCCGAACGTCGTGTACGACGTGACGATGGAGGACGGCACCGAGGTCGTGGTCACGAACCCGAGCGAGTTCCCGGCCGGGAAACTCGCCTCGGTCTCCGAGCCGATGGTCAAGGCCACGATCCTCACCCCGAGCGACTTCGTGGGCCAGGTCATGGAGCTGTGCCAGGGGCGCCGCGGGGTCATGCAGGGGATGGACTACCTCTCCTCGGACCGGGTCGAACTGCGCTACCACCTGCCGCTCGCCGAGATCATCTTCGACTTCTTCGACCAGCTCAAGTCCCGCACCCGCGGATACGCCTCCCTCGACTACGCCGAGTCCGGCCACGCCGAGGCCGACCTGGTCAAGGTGGACATCCTCCTGCAGGGCGAGCAGGTGGACGCGTTCAGCGCGATCGTGCACAAGGACAAGGCCTACGCCTACGGGGTCGACATGACCACGAAGCTGCGCGGGCTCATCCCGCGCCAGCAGTTCGAGGTGCCCATCCAGGCCGCGATCGGCTCGCGCATCATCGCCCGGGAGACGATCCGCGCCATTCGCAAGGACGTGCTCGCCAAGTGCTACGGCGGCGACATCTCCCGCAAGCGCAAGCTGCTCGAGAAGCAGAAGGAGGGGAAGAAGCGCATGAAGAACATCGGGACCGTCGAGGTGCCGCAGGAGGCCTTCATCGCCGCCCTCACCTCCGACGGCTCGGGATCGGACTCGAAGAAGTCATGA
- the rpsT gene encoding 30S ribosomal protein S20 — MANIKSQIKRNRTNEKARLRNKAVKSELKTHVRTVRSAITAGDKDAAETALQEAGRKLDKAVSKGVIHKNQAANRKSALAKKVAKL, encoded by the coding sequence GTGGCAAACATCAAGTCCCAGATCAAGCGCAACCGCACCAACGAGAAGGCGCGCCTGCGCAACAAGGCCGTCAAGTCGGAGCTGAAGACGCACGTGCGCACTGTGCGCTCGGCGATCACCGCCGGCGACAAGGACGCGGCCGAGACCGCGCTCCAGGAGGCCGGGCGCAAACTCGACAAGGCCGTAAGCAAGGGCGTCATCCACAAGAACCAGGCCGCCAACCGCAAGTCGGCGCTGGCCAAGAAGGTCGCCAAGCTCTGA
- a CDS encoding RDD family protein produces MTENPQQPQQPGYGQQPPPPPQQAYGQQVPPQQQPYNQPGYNQQPGYAQQPGQFPQAAPPPPQPTGPGRPGELMPRFLARLVDGILLGIVYGILYAIIMAMLVPNTFDAILSGQSVAGRILLANAILAVLGAVIMLGYYAFLESSRGQTVGKMITKLRVHGPTSEKPTMSEAVKRNIWMAAGIAGIIPVVGSALGGIASLVAVIMIAVGINADTVGRQAWHDKFAGGTRVVTTE; encoded by the coding sequence ATGACCGAGAACCCCCAGCAACCCCAGCAGCCTGGGTACGGGCAGCAGCCGCCACCGCCTCCGCAGCAGGCGTACGGCCAGCAGGTTCCGCCCCAGCAGCAGCCCTACAACCAGCCGGGCTACAACCAGCAGCCGGGTTACGCCCAGCAGCCGGGGCAGTTCCCGCAGGCGGCGCCCCCGCCGCCGCAGCCCACGGGCCCCGGGCGTCCCGGTGAGCTGATGCCGCGCTTCCTCGCCCGGCTCGTCGACGGGATCCTGCTCGGCATCGTCTACGGGATCCTCTACGCCATCATCATGGCGATGCTCGTGCCGAACACGTTCGACGCGATCCTGTCGGGCCAGTCGGTCGCCGGCCGGATCCTGCTCGCCAACGCGATCCTGGCCGTGCTCGGTGCGGTGATCATGCTCGGGTACTACGCGTTCCTGGAGTCGAGCCGCGGCCAGACCGTGGGCAAGATGATCACCAAGCTGCGGGTGCACGGGCCCACGAGCGAGAAGCCGACGATGTCGGAGGCGGTCAAGCGCAACATCTGGATGGCGGCCGGGATCGCCGGCATCATCCCGGTGGTCGGATCCGCCCTCGGCGGGATCGCCTCGCTCGTGGCCGTCATCATGATCGCCGTGGGGATCAACGCCGACACCGTCGGACGCCAGGCCTGGCACGACAAGTTCGCAGGCGGCACCCGGGTGGTCACCACCGAGTAG
- a CDS encoding MFS transporter, which translates to MGRTWAGLDRPRTSPGGCVPVTTETTQTPTRLERLGRLPFTRLHRRLLTGSGAGWAMDAMDVGLISFVMAALKSEWQLTTEQVSWLGSIGFVGMALGASLGGLLADRIGRRNVFALTLLIYGIATGASALAGSLALLLIFRFVVGLGLGAELPVASTLVSEFAPPRIRGRLVVILEAFWAVGWLAAALIGYFVVAAGDSGWRWGLAIGAVPALWAVYVRRNLPESVHFLESRGRVDEAEAIVRQFEQSPPLRRSGEAGPGDSAEAVPVATAAPTTVSAAPAAPAEPAEPAAAVPVSARQRLALLFSAEHRRRTIGLWGVWFLVNFAYYGAFIWLPTLLIDRGISISQSFGYTLIITAAQLPGYAVAAWLIEAWGRRATLVTFLGGSAVSAFLFALAAINAAPGTETLIVLSGCLLSFFALGAWGAVYAVGPEMYPTGIRGTGTGWAAGFGRIASIVAPLSVVWIQDAGGSWTTVFIVFAIAYLLSAGCALLLSERRGRILD; encoded by the coding sequence ATGGGACGAACATGGGCTGGTCTTGACCGGCCGCGTACTTCTCCAGGAGGCTGTGTGCCCGTGACCACAGAGACGACGCAGACTCCCACCCGGCTCGAACGACTCGGCAGACTCCCGTTCACGCGCCTTCACCGCAGGCTGCTCACGGGCTCCGGCGCCGGCTGGGCCATGGATGCCATGGACGTCGGGCTCATCTCCTTCGTCATGGCCGCGCTCAAGAGCGAATGGCAACTGACGACCGAGCAGGTCTCCTGGCTCGGATCCATCGGCTTCGTCGGGATGGCGCTCGGTGCGAGTCTCGGCGGCCTCCTCGCCGATCGGATCGGCCGGCGGAACGTCTTCGCGCTCACGCTGCTCATCTACGGCATCGCGACCGGCGCCTCCGCGCTCGCCGGCTCCCTCGCGCTGCTCCTCATCTTCCGATTCGTCGTGGGCCTCGGACTCGGTGCCGAACTCCCCGTCGCCTCGACCCTGGTCTCGGAGTTCGCGCCGCCGCGCATCCGGGGCCGCCTCGTGGTCATCCTCGAGGCCTTCTGGGCGGTGGGCTGGCTCGCCGCCGCGCTCATCGGCTACTTCGTGGTCGCGGCCGGCGACAGCGGGTGGCGGTGGGGCCTGGCCATCGGCGCCGTACCCGCGCTCTGGGCCGTCTACGTCCGACGCAACCTGCCCGAATCGGTCCACTTCCTCGAGAGCCGAGGGCGAGTCGACGAGGCCGAGGCGATCGTGCGGCAGTTCGAGCAGTCCCCGCCGCTGCGCCGCTCGGGCGAGGCCGGTCCGGGCGATTCTGCCGAAGCGGTGCCCGTCGCGACCGCTGCGCCGACCACGGTGTCCGCAGCGCCCGCAGCGCCCGCAGAGCCCGCAGAGCCGGCGGCCGCCGTGCCGGTGTCCGCCCGTCAGCGGCTCGCGCTGCTCTTCTCCGCCGAGCACCGCCGGCGCACGATCGGCCTGTGGGGCGTGTGGTTCCTCGTGAACTTCGCCTATTACGGTGCGTTCATCTGGCTGCCGACGCTGCTCATCGACCGCGGTATCTCCATTTCCCAGTCGTTCGGCTATACGCTCATCATCACGGCGGCACAACTGCCCGGATATGCCGTGGCCGCCTGGCTCATCGAGGCCTGGGGGCGGCGCGCCACGCTCGTCACGTTCCTCGGCGGATCCGCGGTCTCGGCCTTCCTGTTCGCGCTGGCGGCGATCAACGCGGCCCCGGGCACGGAAACCCTCATCGTTCTGAGCGGCTGTCTCCTGTCGTTCTTCGCCCTCGGCGCCTGGGGCGCGGTCTATGCGGTCGGCCCCGAGATGTACCCGACGGGAATCCGCGGCACCGGCACCGGCTGGGCGGCCGGATTCGGTCGGATCGCCTCGATCGTCGCGCCCTTGTCCGTGGTGTGGATCCAGGACGCCGGCGGCTCCTGGACCACCGTCTTCATCGTGTTCGCGATCGCCTACCTCCTCTCGGCGGGTTGTGCCCTGCTCCTCTCGGAGCGTCGCGGCAGAATTCTCGATTGA
- a CDS encoding sigma-70 family RNA polymerase sigma factor — translation MAAMNRMAGDQDDPVAADTVRAGFLDSYDLLYRNHYDSAVAQARRVCGSGIDPDDVAQDAFLQVFRALKRGAGPTREFRPYLLATVRNTAADLQRNIRETPTAEIESAQPATPSHRTDEEIEFATVGAAFRQLPERWQEVLWLTEVEGYTPRLLAKHFALRPNAVAALSSRAREGLRSAWLGAHLSGRELSGDCARLAPYLADHERGTLSATRAALVDAHLEDCEDCRRATGRLAALSQRMPALLLPALLLAAKSWTVPTVLVAGGTAGGLTGALAGSLGPLGWVKGALRAARTMSTGQALGAGGVLVVTTAVGAAAWQAATPDDPAASPPAAVSSDPQAPQAPSGATATDAATQETTAAGTAPNTGDAEEPDQGEDPSSISVSGPAGGTSIPVLLPPATPPRVITPGPGPGESGPAPSADSSPPPTPAPEPAPEPAPEPTPTPTPDPEPTPTPDPSPDSTPDPEPTPDPTPDPEPTPDPTPDPEPTPDPEPTPDPEPTPDPEPTPDPGLPPAPVIDDVVAEQYVVHPLAGTAEPGGRITVTDTAGAVVGSTVAADDGTWSVVPSITTAGEHTFRVTAARDGAVSEPATIGPVDYLAPTAEDVEFLPGVLPWLVGVRIDLPAGIDRPEHLVFTPVDGSAPSTLTDVLGDVWNVYVGVLPPGDYTVDLTYTAGELRGIPTRIELTSP, via the coding sequence ATGGCCGCGATGAACCGCATGGCCGGTGATCAGGACGATCCTGTGGCCGCCGACACGGTTCGCGCGGGGTTCCTCGATTCCTATGATCTGCTCTATCGCAATCATTACGACTCCGCCGTGGCGCAGGCCCGCCGGGTCTGCGGTTCCGGCATCGATCCCGACGACGTGGCCCAGGACGCCTTCCTCCAGGTGTTCCGGGCCCTCAAACGCGGCGCCGGACCCACTCGGGAATTCCGCCCCTATCTGCTCGCGACCGTGCGCAATACCGCGGCCGATCTGCAGCGGAACATCCGCGAGACCCCGACCGCCGAGATCGAATCCGCCCAGCCCGCGACTCCTTCTCATCGCACCGACGAGGAGATCGAATTCGCCACCGTGGGCGCGGCCTTCCGCCAGCTCCCCGAGCGCTGGCAGGAGGTGCTGTGGCTGACCGAGGTCGAGGGCTACACGCCCCGGCTCCTGGCGAAACACTTCGCCCTGCGCCCCAACGCGGTCGCCGCCCTCTCCTCCCGGGCACGCGAGGGACTGCGGTCCGCCTGGCTCGGCGCGCACCTGAGCGGGCGCGAGCTGAGCGGCGACTGCGCCCGGTTGGCGCCGTACCTCGCGGACCATGAGCGCGGAACGCTCTCGGCCACGCGGGCCGCGCTGGTCGATGCCCACCTCGAGGACTGCGAGGACTGCCGCCGGGCCACCGGCAGGCTCGCGGCGCTCTCGCAGCGAATGCCCGCGCTCCTCCTGCCGGCCCTCCTGCTCGCCGCGAAGTCGTGGACCGTTCCGACCGTGCTCGTGGCCGGGGGCACGGCGGGTGGCCTCACCGGGGCTCTCGCGGGGAGCCTCGGGCCGCTCGGCTGGGTCAAGGGCGCCCTCCGGGCCGCGCGAACGATGTCGACCGGGCAGGCCCTCGGGGCAGGTGGCGTGCTCGTGGTGACGACCGCCGTCGGGGCCGCGGCCTGGCAGGCCGCCACGCCCGACGATCCGGCGGCCTCCCCGCCCGCGGCCGTCTCCTCCGACCCGCAGGCCCCGCAGGCTCCGTCGGGAGCGACGGCCACGGACGCCGCCACACAGGAGACCACGGCGGCCGGCACGGCACCGAACACGGGCGACGCCGAGGAACCGGATCAGGGCGAGGACCCCTCGTCCATCTCGGTGTCCGGACCCGCCGGCGGCACGAGCATTCCCGTCCTGCTCCCGCCCGCGACGCCCCCGCGGGTGATCACGCCCGGTCCCGGGCCCGGGGAGTCCGGTCCCGCGCCGTCCGCAGACTCCTCCCCGCCGCCCACGCCGGCACCCGAACCGGCGCCCGAGCCGGCACCCGAGCCGACACCGACTCCGACACCCGACCCGGAGCCGACACCGACACCCGACCCCTCTCCCGATTCGACACCGGATCCGGAACCCACGCCGGATCCGACGCCGGACCCGGAACCCACGCCCGATCCGACACCGGATCCCGAGCCGACACCGGACCCCGAGCCGACACCGGACCCCGAACCCACACCGGACCCCGAGCCGACGCCGGATCCCGGGCTACCCCCCGCCCCGGTGATCGACGACGTCGTGGCCGAGCAGTACGTCGTCCATCCGCTCGCGGGAACCGCCGAACCGGGCGGCCGGATCACGGTGACCGACACGGCGGGAGCGGTCGTGGGCAGCACGGTCGCCGCCGACGACGGAACGTGGAGCGTCGTCCCGTCGATCACGACCGCAGGTGAGCACACCTTCCGGGTGACCGCCGCCCGCGACGGCGCCGTCTCGGAGCCCGCGACGATCGGACCGGTCGACTATCTCGCGCCGACGGCGGAGGATGTCGAGTTCCTGCCCGGGGTCCTGCCATGGCTCGTCGGCGTGCGCATCGACCTGCCCGCGGGGATCGACCGCCCCGAGCACCTCGTGTTCACGCCGGTCGACGGCTCCGCCCCGTCCACCCTGACCGACGTGCTCGGCGACGTCTGGAACGTCTACGTGGGCGTGCTCCCGCCCGGGGACTACACCGTGGACCTGACGTACACGGCCGGGGAACTCCGGGGGATCCCGACCCGGATCGAGCTCACCTCCCCCTAG
- the holA gene encoding DNA polymerase III subunit delta, with translation MPPRARSAALSPQDLDSIPLAPIVLVKGGEGYFVDRVTEHLTRLATELDPGVEVVRVEAGAYEPRMLDTWLSPSLFDERRHIVVGGVDAATDAFITDLLAYVDGLGAALEDVSIVLRHERGTRGKKLLDRIAKAGFPVVACDPLKKDADKAAFVSQYFASERRAIAKDAVRGLVEATGSDLRELAAACRQLCDDVTGRITADVVLRYYGGRVEATGFRVADSAIGGDGAAAVTLVRHALATGMDPVPLVAVLGMKLRTLAGVSAMRSRGLTAGDLKLAPWQVDRARRDLNGWTPEGLARAITAVADADAAVKGESRDRGYAVERAVLDIAAARGRRG, from the coding sequence ATGCCACCCCGTGCCCGGTCCGCCGCGCTCTCACCCCAGGATCTCGACTCGATCCCGCTCGCCCCGATCGTGCTGGTCAAGGGGGGCGAGGGCTACTTTGTCGACCGCGTGACCGAACACCTCACGCGCCTGGCCACGGAGCTGGATCCGGGAGTGGAGGTCGTCCGGGTCGAGGCCGGCGCCTACGAACCGCGCATGCTCGACACCTGGCTCAGCCCCTCGCTGTTCGACGAGCGCCGCCACATCGTGGTCGGGGGAGTCGACGCGGCCACCGACGCGTTCATCACCGACCTGCTCGCCTACGTCGACGGCCTCGGGGCCGCGCTCGAGGACGTCTCGATCGTGCTCCGCCACGAGCGCGGCACGCGCGGCAAGAAGCTGCTCGACCGGATCGCCAAGGCCGGATTCCCCGTCGTGGCGTGCGACCCCCTCAAGAAGGACGCCGACAAGGCCGCCTTCGTGTCGCAGTATTTCGCCTCCGAGCGGCGCGCGATCGCCAAGGACGCCGTGCGGGGGCTGGTCGAGGCGACGGGCTCCGACCTGCGCGAACTGGCGGCGGCGTGCCGACAGCTCTGCGACGACGTGACCGGTCGCATCACCGCCGACGTCGTGTTGCGCTACTACGGCGGCAGGGTCGAGGCCACCGGCTTCCGGGTCGCCGACTCGGCCATCGGCGGCGACGGCGCGGCCGCCGTCACCCTCGTGCGGCACGCGCTGGCGACCGGCATGGATCCGGTGCCGCTCGTGGCCGTGCTCGGAATGAAGCTGCGCACGCTCGCCGGGGTGAGCGCGATGCGGTCCCGCGGGCTCACCGCCGGCGACCTCAAGCTCGCGCCGTGGCAGGTCGACCGGGCGCGCCGGGATCTCAACGGCTGGACCCCGGAGGGTCTCGCCCGGGCGATCACGGCCGTCGCCGACGCCGACGCCGCCGTCAAGGGCGAATCGAGGGATCGCGGCTACGCCGTCGAGCGGGCCGTGCTCGACATCGCCGCGGCCCGGGGCCGCCGGGGCTAG
- a CDS encoding XRE family transcriptional regulator, protein MKRTSQFPAAGTDFDGTRLTVARRLRRKTKATLAREVGVTPTAIGQFEKNLSNPTQSVLAQLCLQLGLPRDFFGAGRPLALLPASGAHFRSLRSTSAAAREQALAYGELCLELVDLIGAYVDLPPVSLPEFELPEALSDDDIFEAARLTREAWSIESGPVASVVQALEAHGVIALRLPARTDAAVDAFSTYSGSRPLVFLSSVKDDKARSRFDAAHELGHLVLHPDTEPGSKLVEQEANRFAAEFLMPRDEIIEDLPRRIDWPKFHDLKRHWGVSLRALVFRAHTLGRLSDASYRRGNQQLSIWGLPEPGPLGPAESPQVLGIARQLITDSGYEFDDVMAAGRVAPEVAEAVMDAASTDRPKLRFT, encoded by the coding sequence GTGAAGCGCACATCGCAATTCCCCGCCGCTGGCACCGATTTCGACGGAACCCGCCTGACCGTCGCGAGGAGGCTGCGCCGCAAGACCAAGGCCACCCTCGCACGCGAGGTCGGAGTGACACCGACAGCCATCGGTCAATTCGAGAAGAACCTCTCGAACCCCACCCAGAGCGTCCTCGCTCAGCTCTGCCTTCAGCTCGGCCTCCCTCGAGACTTCTTCGGCGCTGGCCGACCTCTCGCGCTGCTGCCGGCGTCCGGTGCCCATTTCCGATCGCTACGTTCGACGTCCGCCGCAGCACGAGAACAGGCCCTCGCCTACGGGGAGCTGTGCCTCGAGCTGGTGGACCTGATCGGGGCGTACGTCGACCTGCCTCCGGTGTCACTGCCCGAATTCGAGCTCCCGGAAGCACTATCCGACGACGACATCTTCGAAGCTGCTCGTCTCACGCGCGAGGCTTGGAGCATCGAGTCCGGGCCCGTAGCCTCCGTGGTCCAGGCCCTTGAAGCTCACGGTGTCATCGCCTTGCGCTTGCCTGCGCGGACCGATGCTGCCGTCGACGCGTTCTCCACCTACTCCGGTAGCCGACCGCTCGTCTTCCTCTCATCGGTCAAGGACGACAAGGCCCGCAGCCGGTTCGACGCCGCTCACGAGCTCGGACACCTGGTCCTTCACCCCGACACCGAGCCAGGCTCGAAGCTGGTCGAGCAGGAGGCCAACCGATTCGCGGCAGAATTCCTCATGCCTCGCGACGAGATTATCGAGGACCTGCCACGCCGCATCGACTGGCCGAAATTTCACGATCTCAAGCGCCACTGGGGTGTCAGTCTGCGAGCCCTGGTGTTCCGCGCCCACACTCTGGGCCGCCTCTCCGACGCCTCCTATCGGCGTGGCAATCAGCAGCTCTCCATCTGGGGCCTCCCCGAACCGGGTCCGCTCGGGCCCGCCGAGTCCCCGCAGGTGCTTGGTATTGCAAGGCAATTGATCACCGACAGCGGCTACGAGTTCGACGACGTCATGGCCGCCGGACGCGTCGCCCCGGAGGTCGCAGAAGCAGTGATGGACGCAGCTTCGACCGACCGACCGAAGTTGCGTTTCACCTAA